The genomic DNA GGCTGCCAAGAGTCGGCATCgagccaaatcaggtacttgatatacatccatttcaatgttaaaacgccccaagaattccacaggatcagagttcccgtggaaacgcaagtcattggttgtgttccGGTATCCCGCGGGCAATTGCGCCTCCCTCACAAcagcagcaaaaggagaaggagcttgcgcagtcgctgtcactcttcctccctcaagatggttgagcaacctcttaaggtcgttcacattaaacgtccctaccccaggaatggtttgaacattaggcTGCTGGGGTTGTTCTGCGACTTGCTGAAATTCCTCTTGATTACCTCCCGGGTGTGGCGGAGGATCTCGCCGCCCTTCGCCCTGAGGCTGCGGCGGTGGCGCGTTACCATTTTGGTCCTGGATATTTTCCCGTACGCGAGGTTCATCTTGACCGCGTCTCGGAATTTCATCATTGTTCTGCATTCTTATTTGAATTCGCCCGTCGTCATGGTCATGAGGACGCGCCCCAGACCCATTACCAGTAACGTTGTGGGAAGCTACGGGAATAACGGCGGGGGCTTCTCCAGCGGAGTGCGCTCCACCTTTCCTACCATTGTAAGGGGCTCTTCAGTATTGATATCCCATTCTTCCTCGTCCATTCCTCTGATATCCCCGGTAGAAATTCCCGGGTcttcctcgcggaggggcacgctcgtgctcgcggtgccgcatcccgtcatccctttggaatgcgggggggcacacgcgtcgtatcacggggcctcgcttctccggcgtttccttccttttgccattctaccagcaacatcctcaaatcgtcgtcctccaaccttatgccaagcctcCTTTTCAAGGCTGAAAGATCCCTTCCTCCCTCGTCTTGGTTTTGAGTGTCCTCCGCACgacgacgctcgtccatcgtacgcccGGACCTATGCGGGTGTGGTACTACCTGGTTGCCTAGGCGTGGCCTTTCTCTGCCTTCAGTGTCCTCATCCGCAAGCTCCACAATAGGTTCTACATCATCCGAATACTCCAAACGTCGTGGAGTGATTCGCGGGTTTTCCCGGCTCCTTTGGGTATCTCCTTCAACTACAGGGGCTTTCCCTAAGGCATGACCATGACGGGGGAAACGACGACCTCTCCTCGTCTTTCGACGCTCCACCGTGTTTAGTCTTGAGTTAAAGCTGTTAAGAGTATCCCCATGCGATATAATTGCTCCAAtatatcagcgttgctgatgaaAACTGGAGGTGTCCCCCTACATCCGGAGCCCTTGGTGGATCCGCCATGTTTCTGGGAACGTAAGGTTCATGGCGAGTATAATGCCCCCCGCCTTCTCCTTCAGACCtgctgtcacttccatcataagaacttccatcacgattgtaagacatcttttcctcctaagattgTGACCTTAGTTAgcagcccctccttctagcgccaatttgttgacggaggaatctggtaacaacaaagattgaggtttctcgccggaactaagatctgtgacgaTGGTTCTTTGCCAgaaacttaagcggtgtgtggttgattgtggttgttttaggctgagattgatcagagtaagtggtggctctcttatcagctctcaacttcttaccctctcaatgtgcctacgtaccctttatatagggatcaagcctgacgtagttctcgtagaacagGAAGTCTAATGAATTTAGACTTCTTACTCCTAAgcccagtagaagcccatccgatatccatcttccgctagctttaggaatgtccaactatgaggcccaaccgcgaaggcccaaggctcgtccgtaatcgcaggacttcacggatagtgcatctccctgcgcaaggataacactctgctatagctatctcccttgatttacaaacgcaggtatagccacggttcaccccaagtgccagacgcatccctgtccccccgaatgaggataacccaccagataacaggacaggtgatcccaagctcttgggtgcaaagtgcaggatgactccaaagttctccaacgaggacacccgttgaatacaagaacagagctcccaaaacacacaccaaagtaaaccccacatccccaacgaggacacccgttgaatataggaggaggccttcaatcatcaggcatacccctggaggccttcaagcttttcacggacatccccctccttgaccgtctcaaggagggaattcttccaagagtacctgcaacaaatacattagtaaaaataacctccattgctcctctccatACAAGCTTTGCCCTGAATTCaacatcaaaagtatatagatcaaacacaggacgcgtcctaaccaAGTGGGCGCGTCCTAACCTCCACAAATCCAACCCTGCTTTAATCGTTTCTTATAACATGTAAAGTCACAGGACACGTCCTAGAATATAGGGCGCGTCCTTAACCTTATTAGACTTGCACCGTCTCCTCTAAACCATCACGCACAACATTTCACTTTCAACGACACATCCTTGCTATGGTTAGCGCGTCCTAAAATATCCATCACCATAAGATTTCACCTGCCAAGCACTTTCATAATTATTGACGCGTCCATAACGCCTGGGCGCGTCCTTCCTTGAACATGCACTCTTCTCGCCTCGTAACATATCCCTTCCCAAGTAGGCGCGTCCTCAATACTTGGATGCGTCCTCACTTTCACAACGCAATACTGAGTTTGACTGTAATTAGCCCGcatttgacccgagtcaatccaatgccaaattttgggtataacacaTCTTAAAAAGTGTGCTAAAAAGTCAGACGACTATTAAAATGAAACCGAGATGTATTGATCTTATTGTTTGTTTGGTAATGGCAGTTGGATAGGTTTATTCCGAATAGATCTGCTATGGATTTTGACTACGCGCAATACATGATGGAGGTGAGGAAAGGCAAGGAAAATCCATCTGTGAGCTCCCCGTCTAGAGAGGCTTACAGGAAGCAGCTAGCGGAAACTTTCAACATGAATAGAACACGAATATTAGCTTTCAAGAACAAGCCTCCAACTCCCTCTGAGGCTGTTCAAATTGATTGCTTACCGAAAGCTGTTCACCAAGCCAAGGCCAAGACGCGAAGCCACATTCCCCAGGTACACACATTGCAGCAGAGGCGGATTCAGCAATTTTAGTTTAGGGGGACATCGGGCAAATTTTGAGAATACCCCTTTATATTTTCGAATTTTGAGGGGGCACGAtcatatattttcaaaaaaaataatggTGGAAAAACGTAAAATTTGATTTTATGGGGGACACGTGTCCCTCGGCGCCTCTTACTAGATCCTCCCCTGGCACCTAGTATTTAATTTCCATTTGGATGTTTAATTTTAGTCTTGAatcaacttattttaatttttacatTCTTACTGTTTTTTGGTTGATTATACAGACGTCTGAGAGGACCTTAGATGCTCCTGATCTTGTGGATGATTACTACTTGAATTTGTTAGACTGGGGCAATGGAAATGTTCTTGCCATTGCTCTTGGAAACACAGTGTAAATGGTGCTACTTCTGAACTAGTCACACTTGATGAGGAAAATGGTCCAGTGACAAGCGTCAAATGGGCACCTGACGGGCGCCACATTGCTGTTGGTTTGAACAGCTCCGAGGTTCAGCTTTGGGATTCAACAGCCAATGAACAGGTTAGTCTATTTTTGTGCTATGCAGTGATTAATCTTTAAAACACTATTGTAGCAAATTATTTGTATAACTTATATGCAGCTAAGGACTTTGAGAGGGTGTCACAGCTCCCGAGTTGGAGCACTTGATTGGAACAATCAAATTTTGAGTACTGGAGGGATGGATGGTCAGATTGTTAACAATGATGTAAGAATTAGAGATCATATAGTTGAGACCTATAGAGGACACCATCAAGAGGTTTGTGGACTACGATGGTCAGCCTCCGGCCAGCAGTTAGCTAGTGGAGGAAATGATAATCTCTTACACATTTGGGATAGGTCCACAGCTTCTTCGAATTCCCCAACACAGTGGCTTCACAGGCTCGAAGACCATGCAGCTGCTGTCAAAGCTTTAGCTTGGTGCCCATTTCAAGCGAATATGCTTGCCTCCGGAGGAGGTGGAGGTGATAGGTGCATCAAGTTCTGGAACACCCACACCGGTGCATGCTTGAATTCTGTTGACACAGGCTCACAAGTTTGTTCTCTTTTGTGGAATAAGAACGAGCGGGAGCTGCTTAGTTCTCATGGTTTTACTCAGAATCAGCTCACTCTTTGGAAGTATCCATCATTGGTCAAGATTGCAGAACTTACTACTGGTCATACCTCCAGGGTACTTTTTATGTCTCGGGTACATATCTAATTTTAATACCGTGAACCTATATGAGGGGATGATTGATTAAATGCAGTTTTGTTCCTTAAATTTTCATTTCTGACTTTTTTGTTTCTGCCTTTCTTTTCAGAGCCCAGATGGATGTACTGTTGCATCCGCAGCTGCAGATGAAACACTCAGATTCTGGAATGTGTTTGGAACTCCTGAAGTGGCTAAACCTGCGCCAAAAGCAGCTCAAGAGCCTTTTGCTCACCTGAATCGCATCCGCTGAAGTAAAACACTATTGCGATTCTTGTCAGTAAATATAGTAAAAGACCATAGGATATATCATTCTTTGTTTAGTACAGAACAAAAAAGATAGAGTTTGCACAACAAAATAGAAGAAACTCAACACGTACACTCATTGTGACGTGTTCTGAATACACTTGTGACACTTCTACTGAATGAATTTTAATAGACATCATTTTAATTATTAGTAATTGTTATTACTGCTAATGCTAATGCTGATGTGAATTTTAATTCATCATTATAATACCTTGTATTTGTTGTATCGGATTTTAATTGAAAGTAAGAACATTTTACATTGCTCTGCGGGGCTTCTGAAGGTTCTATATTACAATAACAGATAACTGGAAAATTTATTCGTGCTAACTCTTTAACCCCTCTTTAGTCGAGCAATTTGCATCCTCATAAGGCATCCTCTCAAACAAAAACCGGATCTTGGTACCTTTGTTGAGGAAATTGAGGTTGTCCTATGGCAATGCCGGGCTGTACAGCAGGAGCAGGTTGAATCCAAGAATCACCTCTGTTCTTTGCTGACTGCACCATCACGAATGACAGGATTCCAAGAACAACAGTTGCGAGGGACAAAATAGCAGCTGCAGTAAATACGCCAGGTCCTAGAACATAGCAAACGTAGTGGCCCTGGTACTTTGACTCTTCACCAGTCTCATCATTAAGTGCTGCACCAAATAGCAACAGAATAACTGCAGTAACAAATGTGAACCTGCAAAATGATTACACATACAAGCTCAAAATTACTCATATCTGGTAGTTGCAGATGTGGCTGCTGCTACTTGTTCAATGAACAAAGCTTGTTTTCATGCTTACGCTTAAAAACTAAACAAACGCTAAACTTTCAGGCTATAGAGGATGATCAGAAGTGGAATAGTGCGGGATAGAAGAAGTTTTACATGATTACCAGGACACGACAGAGCAGAATAGAGCCACCGTCCAGCTACAGTTGGATTGATTAGGTCCTCTTCTGTAACAAAGACAACCAGTCGCAACATTGATTATAATCTGAGCCTTCACAAGAGCCACAACAGCCATCAATCCTAGAGCTAGAGCTGGACTCCTAGGATGTGTGCACTCAGATGACGATGTGTAAAGTATCTGACTTCTCTGCCATTTTTTCAAGAAATGTTGTTAAGATTCTACATAACGGCTCAGTCAAGTAGTTAAATGCAAATTAACATGGAATTAATGAACTTAAATAAGCATGTTAAAATTAAAAGATGGCAGTAGCAATGACAAGAGAAGTCTGTCAGAAAATATGTCAATTTTAAGAGACTCAAAGTAGCTTCAAATTCACAGACCTTGATTTTCAAATAAGATGTCATGCAAGTGAcaaaaatctctctctctctctctctctctccctccctctccctctctctctctctccctctctctctccctctctccctctctccctccctctctctctctcaccccCCTCTCTCTCCTATGAAAGCCACAATCTGTGAATTAAGAATCTTGATTTTATTTCCTATGATGTCAGTCAGGTAGACAAGTAGTGCTACAACATAACATATTGCTAGTTTACACCCATAATTATCGTCAAAGCTTTTCGGGCAGAGCATGAATATAAACTAGTAGACAACTAACTAGTAGACTCTTGACAATGATAAAACAGGTAGAGAAGAAATAATGCAATATAACCATACCTTAATTCTCTTGGTCTCTGCAGCAAAACTTAAAGCAGTAGCTAAAAGCCCAAGAAATCCCACTGCCATGCACACAGCCATTAATTTTatctccatctctctctctctctctctctctctctctctctctgatctccccctccctctctctGTCTCTAAACTTATGCAACTCTTCTTCTCCTCCCCAGAAACAGCAATTTATGTGGTTTCAGCATCCTTATGTCTATAAACTGGGAATAGAATGAAATAGACGTCAGGAAATGCATTTGTATCAGATTTGGTTGTCTCAAAATTcaagtatatatatgtaaaatGACAGAACAATATCTAAAGTAGAATTTCTGTCCATTTTAACATCAATTTACATTCATGATCAGTTTAGACTATATACACGGAGTCATATTAGTGTACCATAAAATTTGGTGAGTTCATTTATTCTTAATTTGAATGATAACTTTTTATACTAAATTATGTGTAATTCAAATAATCTTGATAAAAGAACAGAAATTACACTTGTAAAAAAAGTCCgggaaaaaaaatcaaaatatcataTCATAGAAGTtcgaaaaaaattaaaaaaaagtaCATATAGCTCCATTTTGAACACTGGTGACCTGGAAAGCAAAGATTTTTCACTCACCTGCCGCACCGCGCACTGGATTTTTGGTAATTCTTTGGTGCACGAGGATTCTTGGGATTCTTCTCTCATTCACGAATGAGAGAAGATAATACAAATTCTTGaaaatttaatcaattaacaATGCTAAAATGCATCGGTTGGATTATcaagtaataataatatatattttaacgATAATGTACTCATAATGAACTTATGTAGTTCATTATTTAGTTTAATTTGACTAAAACTCCTGAAAACTATataaaaattatacttttaatGTATTAATGTTTGGCGAACCCCTGCATACGAATCACCATATTTTTAGATTTGCCGTATTCCTTATCCCCATACCACGCACCCTCGCACATGCACCCGCACTCATGCTTCCTACCTGGTGACAAAAAGGACTCTCGATAAAAAGCGAAATTTCTATGTAATTACTTGcaatttatatttttgaaaatagaCATGTCATTGATAAATGCAATCCATCTGCAGCAGCTAGATGAAACACTCAGATTTCGGAGTGTTGTTTTTGAAACTTCTGAAGAGGCGAAACCTGCTCCAAGGCCAGCTTAAAGCCTAATAAATCGTAAAGATTAACAATGCTTGAATTGTATTGTTCTCATTCTATTTCCTGAATCAATATACACTTGTTTATATACAACAGAATGATAAGCCTGACTTCTCTAACTAACAGAATGATAAGGATATATCTAGTTTATCCTTTAATCAATATCAACTATAAATATAGATATCCAATTCCTATCTGTAATCTAATCAAATAGTCAGCCGATAGTATAGGAGGTACGCTTATCCTTATTATGCCCCCTCAAGAACGACGTTGTGTCAACAATGgcgatcttggaaaaatgagatCGAAAAGCAGCCTTCGGAAGTGGTTTTGTGAGAGAATCGGCAACTTGCTGACTGGATTGTACATGCCTGACCTGAACAAGATTTTTCTGAACCTGGTCACGTACAAAATGGAAATCAATGGCAATATGCTTCATTCGACTGTGAAAAACTGGATTCCGACATAAGTAAGTTGCACCTATATTGTCACAATAAATACGAGGACGTTGGACAGGTGGAAGTTGAAGTTCAGATAAGAGATTCTCAATCCAATTAGTTTCAGCTAAAGCACTTGCAACTGCACGATACTCCGCTTCTGTAGATGAGCGAGCGACTGTTCTCTGTTTACGTGAGGACCAACTGATGGGTGTATTACCATAATAAACAATGTAACCAGTAGTGGAGGTACGATCTAGTATATTTCCATCCCAGTCAGAGTCAGAGTAGGCATGCAATTGAGATCCTGGGCTCGCGGTAATATATAAGCCATACATGTTAGTTGTTTTAAGATATCGCAGCAAGCGTTTAACTGCTTGCCAATGATTTTGTTGTGGACAATGCATAAACTGAGAGAGCTTATTTACCGCAAAAGCAAGGTCTGGTCTGGTGAATGAGAGGTACTGCAGTTTGCCAACAATTCGCCTATAATTGGTGATATCAATTCGAGGCTCATCCATATTAATTGTGAGAACTGATGAAGTACTCATGGGTGTGACAGCACCATTACATTCAGCCATTTTTGTTTCATGCAGTAAATCATTGATGTACTTGGACTGCGAAAGAATTAGTCCATCAGACCTGGGGATTACCTCCACACCTAGAAAATAATTAAGCCGTCCAAGATCTTTGAGTGAAAAACGTGCAGAAAGAGCTTGTACGAGTTTTTGAACCACCTGAGAAGTTCACCCTGTAATGACAATATCGTCAATGTAGACTAATACATATGCAGTGACATTACCGGTATGTAAAATAAACAGAGATGAGTCTGAATGTGATTTTCGAAATCCTATCTCGATCAAAAAATTTCCAAGTTCATGGTACCATGCCCGAGATGCCTGTCTAAGGCCATAAATTGCCTTGTTTAATTTGCATATATAAGTGGGGTAGGAAGGATCAACAAACCCAGGAGGCTGCTTCATAAACACCTCTTCTTCCAAGCGTCCTTGCAAGAATGCATTATTTATGTCAAGTTGATGAATATGCCACTTCTTTTGCACTGCAATAGAGAGAACAAGTCGGACAGTAGTAGGTTTGATAATAGGACTGAACGTCGAGTGAAAATCCACACCTGGGCGTTGCGTgaaaccttttacaacgagtCTAGCTTTATAGCGTTCAATGGAACCATCTGGATTGTATTTTATCTTGAACAACCACTTGCAATCAACAATGTTACGAGAAGGATCCATGGGCACCAAAGTCCAAGTATTATTTTTTAACATAGCATCATACTCAGATTGCATAGCATTACGCCAATGGTCTATTTTCAGAGCCTGTTTGTAAGTAGACGGAGTGAAAGCAGCTGGCACTGTAACATTAAACCCATAAAAATGATTAGGTTTAAAGATTTGATTTTGTGATCTTGTTACTCGCCTGGATGCTTCTTGAATAACAGCCGGACTAGAGGCCTCATGTGTATTCTCAGTCATAGTTGTAGGTGTTTGGGATGAAGCAAACATATGTGAGGTTGATTCTTCATGTGGCTGCTGTTGGAAGGACACAGGAGAAACACTGGATGCGGATTCTTGGCAGGAGGACTCTAGTGGAGTGGTGCGCGAATGGTCCTCAATGACCGTAGGTAAAGATGGGGTGACTGTAAGTGGCTCCGAAATATGGTTTTCGAGTGAAATATGTGGCTGAGAATTTGAGACATTATTTGACTGAGGGGTTTCAGGAACCCAATCTAAGTCaggtaaattatgaaaaatgtgTGCAAACTTAGTGACATATGGAAATGTAGACTCAATAAATACAACATCATGTGAATGATATAATTTAGATGTGACAGGATCATAACATTGATGTGAATGAAATTGTGTGGAAAATCCCAAGTAGATACAAGCTGTAGAGCGTGGTGCAAGTTTGGATGTAGCATAAGGTTTGAGCCATGGATAACATAAGCATCCAAAAACTCTAAGATTAGAGTATTTTGGTGGCTCGTTAAATAGTATATGATAAGGTGATTTATTTGTAGACCCATGAGGCGGAAGTCTGTTAATTAGATAGATCGAGTATTTACAAGCAAATGACCAGAATTTGGGAGGCAGGGATGCTTGGTGTAATAGTGTTCAGGCAGTTTCAATAATGTGGCGGTGTTTTCGTTCAGCCTGTGCTACCCTTTGTGGTGTGTAAGGTGGAGACTGTAAATGTTCTATGCCCTGCAAAGCCAGATATGGTTTTAGACCTTCGTATTCACCACCCCCGTTGGTATACAAAGA from Apium graveolens cultivar Ventura chromosome 5, ASM990537v1, whole genome shotgun sequence includes the following:
- the LOC141723313 gene encoding protein MODIFYING WALL LIGNIN-1-like, with amino-acid sequence MEIKLMAVCMAVGFLGLLATALSFAAETKRIKRSQILYTSSSECTHPRSPALALGLMAVVALVKAQIIINVATGCLCYRRGPNQSNCSWTVALFCSVVSWFTFVTAVILLLFGAALNDETGEESKYQGHYVCYVLGPGVFTAAAILSLATVVLGILSFVMVQSAKNRGDSWIQPAPAVQPGIAIGQPQFPQQRYQDPVFV